In one window of Eubalaena glacialis isolate mEubGla1 chromosome 13, mEubGla1.1.hap2.+ XY, whole genome shotgun sequence DNA:
- the GREP1 gene encoding glycine-rich extracellular protein 1 gives MSTWAFPSTLFLLCLTSESVQGLPPLSPGLGKGYGPPSGLGAGFDTGCGLGAQPGIGGVSPQGLGTGMGWESGPSQVLPPSQDMEMGWELVPSQGREPRQALQLRTARDQVGEGWGELADSAVGMGWELRPSQELEPSQDRALAMAWGPSQCLPESGLGCTLQTEPVNPDLAADPLGPVPKPGPPGFGTGNGAQLGLGGLKPQKPGPAAQNGYGAGFGASVRPQKPGFGNSNGLGAQPGSAVLIGYGPGIAEAMKPQKPGLGGGLKPQKPGYGNGNGLGAQPGPCSGGVPPRLLARPPTPGISSDKAGGWGLKSQPPPPVQNGKFPGYQPPNGYRPGAELGFGGGLKPQKVAIMYYALDHSGGQSRWDPVSGFGYRNGGLGAGVFPEARAQPGFPGADGFRNGYEGAAVVRPNVAAPAPGGNGKKRWGSRGNPSKGGGDQAEWAGAPRGSPWPSLQPWGANLRPRYGAGGAYPEVRSQPGGPEVKRGSNGLMGNGHGSRCPLGKC, from the exons ATGAGCACCTGGGCCTTCCCCTCCACCCTTTTCCTGCTCTGCTTGACTTCTGAAAGCGTGCAAG GGCTACCTCCATTGTCTCCTGGCCTGGGGAAAG GCTACGGCCCCCCCAGTGGTCTAGGAGCAG GATTCGACACTGGGTGTGGGCTGGGAGCCCAGCCAG GCATTGGAGGG GTGTCTCCCCAGGGTTTAGGAACAGGAATGGGCTGGGAGTCGGGGCCTTCCCAGGTGCTGCCACCCAGCCAG GATATGGAAATGGGCTGGGAGCTGGTGCCTTCCCAGGGCCGGGAGCCCAGGCAG GCCCTGCAGCTTAGAACGGCCAGGGACCAggtaggggaggggtggggggagctggcG GACTCAGCAGTGGGaatgggctgggagctgaggccttCCCAGGAGTTGGAGCCCAGCCAG GACAGGGCATTGGCCATGGCCTGGGGGCCCAGCCAG TGCCTGCCTGAGTCTGGCCTTGGCTGCACACTGCAGACCGAGCCGGTCAACCCTGACCTGGCTGCAGACCCGCTGGGCCCAGTGCCTAAGCCGGGACCCCCAG GGTTTGGGACCGGGAATGGAGCCCAGCTGG GCCTCGGAGGACTGAAACCTCAGAAGCCAG GCCCTGCAGCTCAAAATGGCTATGGAGCAG GCTTCGGAGCCAGTGTGAGACCCCAGAAGCCAG GATTTGGGAATAGCAACGGACTGGGAGCCCAGCCAG GGTCTGCGGTTCTCATCGGCTACGGACCAG GCATTGCTGAGGCCATGAAGCCTCAGAAGCCAG GTCTGGGAGGAGGTTTGAAACCTCAGAAGCCAG GATATGGCAATGGCAATGGGCTGGGGGCCCAGCCAG GTCCCTGCAGTGGTGGGGTCCCTCCACGGCTTCTTGCCAGGCCTCCCACTCCAGGGATCTCTTCTGATAAAGCAGGTGGCTGGGGCCTGaaatcccagccccctcccccagtgcaGAACGGCAAGTTCCCAG GGTACCAGCCTCCGAATGGCTACAGACCAGGAGCAGAACTGG GCTTTGGTGGTGGCCTCAAGCCCCAGAAAGTCG CAATTATGTACTATGCGCTGGACCACAGTGGTGGCCAGAGCCGGTGGGATCCTGTCTCAG GTTTTGGTTACAGGAATGGTGGTCTGGGAGCCGGGGTCTTCCCTGAGGCCCGTGCACAGCCAG gGTTCCCTGGGGCTGATGGCTTTCGGAATG GGTATGAGGGGGCAGCAGTTGTGCGCCCCAATGTGGCTGCTCCAGCCCCTGGAGGAAATGGTAAGAAACGTTGGGGGAGCAGAGGGAACCCTAGCAAGGGTGGCGGGGACCAGGCCGAGTGG GCCGGTGCCCCGAGGGGCTCTCCCtggccctccctccagccctggggGGCCAACTTGAGGCCTAGATATGGGGCCGGAGGTGCATATCCAGAGGTCCGGAGCCAGCCAG GGGGCCCTGAGGTGAAGCGAGGCAGCAATGGCCTGATGGGAAATGGTCATGGAA GCCGCTGCCCTCTTGGGAAATGCTGA